The proteins below come from a single Nitrosospira sp. Is2 genomic window:
- a CDS encoding OmpP1/FadL family transporter, whose product MSITGGATAAGFALQNQNGAGTGYAYAGAAAVAQDASTIYFNPAGMTYLAPGHHISGAGSLLARSLKFKDTGSDPLLVYPVGDNGGQGGGWAAVPAVYWSMAITPAIRAGLGISPTFGNATEWSNTFVGRYQGIHSEISSINANPSIAWRVNDMISLGAGLNVVRFDADLRSMTPATSMLPARVDAQTRVKGDDIGFGYNLGAMFQLTPATRIGLTYRSTIDLKVRGDAEIAGNKIPASVSAELPNTVSAAVSHMVNDRLQLLGDFTWMGWSHIPALSVQSRATGSVLSLEPLGFKDTYRVGVGTQYQYSDTLRLRAGFAWDQSPTQKAADRTVRLPDSDRFWLGVGVNQKISKKTSIDLGYAHIFFDSAEINRPTNNNPALQIVRGSFNTSVHILSVQLNHQF is encoded by the coding sequence ATGTCCATCACGGGCGGCGCAACAGCGGCTGGATTCGCGTTACAAAATCAGAACGGGGCCGGGACAGGATACGCCTACGCAGGAGCAGCGGCAGTAGCGCAGGATGCTTCAACTATTTACTTCAATCCTGCCGGGATGACCTACCTCGCTCCTGGACATCACATTTCTGGCGCCGGGAGCTTACTCGCACGATCATTGAAGTTCAAAGACACGGGTAGCGACCCGCTACTGGTCTACCCGGTCGGCGATAATGGCGGCCAAGGCGGAGGCTGGGCCGCCGTTCCTGCTGTTTACTGGAGCATGGCAATCACGCCCGCGATACGCGCCGGCCTGGGCATTTCGCCGACCTTTGGCAATGCTACCGAGTGGAGCAATACTTTTGTTGGCCGCTACCAAGGGATACATTCAGAAATCAGTAGTATCAACGCCAATCCCAGCATTGCCTGGCGGGTAAATGACATGATTTCGCTCGGCGCCGGTCTTAATGTCGTGCGGTTTGACGCGGATTTGCGCAGTATGACACCGGCAACTTCCATGCTGCCCGCTCGAGTGGATGCTCAAACACGAGTAAAAGGCGATGATATAGGGTTCGGCTATAATCTCGGCGCAATGTTCCAGCTAACGCCGGCAACGCGCATCGGTCTGACGTACCGGTCAACAATAGACCTGAAAGTCAGGGGAGATGCCGAGATTGCTGGTAACAAAATACCAGCATCTGTTTCGGCTGAGCTGCCCAACACGGTGTCCGCAGCAGTGTCACACATGGTTAATGACCGACTCCAGCTTCTCGGCGATTTTACATGGATGGGCTGGAGTCATATTCCCGCGTTGTCAGTCCAGAGCCGCGCTACCGGGTCCGTTCTGTCACTTGAGCCGTTGGGTTTCAAGGACACCTACCGCGTGGGTGTGGGGACCCAGTATCAATACAGCGACACCCTCCGGCTACGGGCAGGATTCGCCTGGGATCAGTCGCCAACGCAGAAGGCGGCGGACCGAACTGTGCGTCTTCCTGACTCTGACCGCTTCTGGCTGGGAGTGGGCGTCAACCAGAAGATTAGCAAGAAAACATCTATCGACCTAGGATATGCCCATATATTCTTCGACAGCGCCGAGATAAACCGGCCCACGAACAATAACCCGGCGCTTCAGATTGTCCGTGGCTCGTTCAACACGTCGGTGCACATCCTTTCCGTTCAACTCAACCATCAATTTTGA
- a CDS encoding c-type cytochrome, with product MSNSEEDEDHSSAIRTPGQLITALVAAFVFPVTIFMLLGQYVTGDQPIDPNSPAYSNEAVVKRLKPVGELVLADESTPQAEAQSTGASGQATLSAEAPAGPAEAGEERIKSIYTASCAACHASGAAGAPKLGDKVAWAARIKTGSEGLYNSALKGKNAMPPKGGNASLSDAEVKAVVDYMVSQSK from the coding sequence GTGAGCAACAGCGAAGAAGATGAAGATCATTCCTCGGCGATCAGAACACCGGGCCAATTGATAACGGCGCTTGTAGCGGCTTTTGTGTTTCCCGTCACAATTTTTATGCTGTTGGGACAATATGTGACAGGCGACCAGCCAATCGATCCAAATAGTCCAGCTTATTCGAATGAAGCCGTGGTTAAGCGCCTGAAGCCGGTGGGTGAACTGGTGTTAGCAGACGAATCGACGCCGCAGGCTGAGGCCCAATCAACGGGAGCATCGGGTCAAGCGACGCTGTCGGCAGAAGCGCCAGCGGGACCCGCGGAGGCTGGGGAGGAGAGAATCAAGTCGATCTATACGGCGAGTTGCGCGGCGTGTCACGCCAGCGGTGCCGCAGGTGCTCCCAAACTTGGTGACAAAGTTGCATGGGCCGCGAGAATCAAGACCGGTAGCGAAGGGCTCTACAATAGCGCGCTCAAGGGAAAAAATGCGATGCCTCCCAAGGGTGGAAACGCCAGCCTATCCGATGCCGAGGTCAAGGCAGTGGTCGATTATATGGTGAGTCAGTCGAAATGA
- a CDS encoding symmetrical bis(5'-nucleosyl)-tetraphosphatase — MAIFAIGDLQGCYRPFRELLDLIGFDRTKDRLWLVGDIVNRGPNSLRVLRFVKGLTDAVTMVLGNHDLHLLMVAEGCSSLSRNDTIQDILSAPDREELLHWLRQQKLLHVEGGYAMVHAGLLPSWSIDQASELARAVEAMIRGEDFHELCAHMYGDQPDHWDEGLSGYARLRVIINAMTRMRVCAPDGKMDFRFKGMVKDIPDGYLPWFEAPNRASREATIIFGHWSALGLQLRNNLLALDTGCLWGGTLTAVRLDDRKVFQVPCGGQEATRRLQ, encoded by the coding sequence ATGGCTATATTTGCAATCGGGGACCTACAGGGATGTTACCGGCCGTTCAGGGAGCTTTTGGATCTGATTGGCTTTGACCGCACGAAAGACAGGCTGTGGCTGGTGGGCGATATCGTCAATCGCGGCCCGAACTCGCTCCGGGTATTGCGGTTTGTAAAAGGTCTCACCGACGCAGTAACAATGGTGCTTGGCAACCATGATCTGCATCTGCTCATGGTGGCGGAAGGATGCTCCTCCTTGAGCCGGAACGACACCATACAGGACATACTCAGCGCACCCGATAGAGAAGAGCTTCTCCACTGGTTGAGACAACAGAAACTGCTGCACGTGGAGGGGGGTTACGCAATGGTACACGCGGGCTTATTGCCGTCGTGGAGCATCGACCAAGCGTCTGAGCTTGCGAGGGCGGTAGAGGCCATGATCCGTGGCGAGGATTTTCATGAATTGTGCGCCCATATGTATGGCGATCAACCGGATCATTGGGATGAGGGTCTGTCCGGTTACGCGCGGCTGCGCGTGATCATTAATGCCATGACGCGCATGCGTGTGTGTGCGCCTGACGGAAAAATGGATTTTAGATTCAAGGGCATGGTCAAGGATATACCGGACGGCTATCTACCCTGGTTCGAGGCGCCGAATCGCGCCAGCCGCGAAGCTACCATTATTTTCGGCCATTGGTCTGCGTTGGGATTGCAGTTACGAAACAATCTGCTCGCCCTGGATACCGGCTGTCTGTGGGGTGGAACCCTTACTGCGGTTCGCTTGGACGATCGGAAGGTGTTCCAGGTGCCTTGTGGGGGACAGGAAGCGACAAGGCGCTTGCAATAG
- a CDS encoding lysophospholipid acyltransferase family protein, translated as MPTSETSATTPTTTHHLTQTFRAVRLLLHIISGLIQSAIYPHLNQPWQRRMAKNWSARLLSILRIRLRYQGTPPPPEIPRAMLAANHVSWLDVYSLQTVSPGRFVAKAEIRGWPLLGWLSRNAGTLFIERSKRSDTARINKHIGEALAIGDRVAVFPEGTTGDGRALMHFHASLLQPAVNVGAMLYPVAIRYTNITGEISTEAPFVNISMMESLRRILREPWINVELIFGNPINSSGKNRRELARGAEHAIASALSLPVPHKAPGTPSDRPSEPQ; from the coding sequence ATGCCGACCTCTGAGACTAGCGCCACGACCCCTACCACCACTCATCATCTGACGCAAACTTTTCGTGCGGTCCGCTTATTGCTGCACATCATTTCCGGATTGATCCAGTCAGCTATCTATCCTCATCTCAATCAGCCATGGCAACGCCGCATGGCTAAAAACTGGTCCGCCCGCCTCCTGTCGATTCTACGCATCCGGCTACGCTATCAAGGAACGCCCCCTCCCCCTGAAATACCGCGAGCGATGTTGGCGGCCAATCATGTATCCTGGCTGGACGTTTACTCTCTCCAGACGGTAAGTCCGGGCCGGTTCGTGGCCAAAGCTGAAATTCGCGGCTGGCCCCTGTTGGGCTGGTTAAGCCGAAATGCGGGAACGTTATTCATTGAGCGCTCGAAACGCAGCGACACCGCCCGAATAAACAAGCATATCGGCGAGGCGCTGGCAATTGGCGACCGGGTCGCGGTATTTCCCGAGGGCACCACTGGCGACGGCAGGGCACTCATGCATTTCCATGCCTCGCTCCTGCAACCCGCGGTAAACGTCGGAGCCATGTTGTACCCGGTCGCAATACGCTATACGAATATAACGGGGGAGATCAGCACGGAAGCGCCCTTTGTAAATATCTCAATGATGGAGTCTCTGCGTCGGATATTGAGGGAACCGTGGATTAATGTTGAACTGATTTTCGGTAATCCCATTAACAGTAGCGGGAAAAATCGGCGGGAACTCGCGCGCGGTGCGGAACACGCTATTGCAAGCGCCTTGTCGCTTCCTGTCCCCCACAAGGCACCTGGAACACCTTCCGATCGTCCAAGCGAACCGCAGTAA
- a CDS encoding carbohydrate kinase family protein, with protein sequence MHTLICGSIAYDTIMVFKDHFKNHILPEKIHILNVAFLVPDMRREFGGCAGNIAYNLQMIGGHPLIMATVGDDYPPYASRLQDLGLAQDHVRQVNGAFTAQAFITTDLADNQITAFHPGAMNFSHENHIADANDVNLGIVAPDGREGMVQHAREFHESGIPFMFDPGQGLPMFTGEELLDFIHKADYVAVNDYEGQLLHERTGRSLETLAKLVKGLIVTKGAEGSVIYADGQQVQIPSARPDRLVDPTGCGDAYRAGLLYGITHDMDWQSTGQLGSLMGALKITQRGGQNHSFTKDEIGQRYFEIFGSRVF encoded by the coding sequence ATGCATACACTCATCTGCGGCTCTATTGCCTATGACACTATTATGGTGTTCAAGGATCACTTCAAGAACCACATTCTTCCTGAAAAGATCCATATTCTAAATGTTGCTTTTCTCGTACCCGATATGCGCCGGGAGTTTGGCGGCTGCGCCGGCAATATTGCTTACAACTTGCAAATGATAGGGGGCCACCCCTTGATCATGGCCACCGTCGGGGACGACTATCCGCCGTATGCGAGCCGCTTGCAGGATCTCGGGCTTGCACAAGATCACGTACGCCAGGTGAACGGCGCGTTCACGGCGCAAGCATTCATAACAACTGATCTCGCAGATAACCAGATCACGGCCTTTCATCCCGGGGCGATGAATTTTTCTCATGAAAATCATATTGCCGACGCAAACGATGTAAATCTTGGCATCGTAGCTCCGGATGGACGCGAAGGCATGGTGCAGCATGCGCGCGAGTTCCATGAATCTGGCATTCCCTTCATGTTCGATCCCGGTCAAGGGCTGCCGATGTTTACGGGGGAAGAACTGCTGGATTTTATCCACAAAGCAGATTATGTCGCCGTTAACGACTACGAGGGCCAGCTTCTGCACGAGCGCACCGGGCGTTCGTTGGAAACGCTCGCGAAACTCGTTAAGGGCTTGATTGTCACGAAGGGCGCTGAAGGGTCCGTGATTTACGCTGATGGTCAGCAGGTCCAGATACCCAGCGCCAGGCCAGACAGGCTGGTTGACCCCACGGGTTGCGGAGACGCTTACCGTGCCGGGTTACTGTATGGAATCACGCATGATATGGATTGGCAGAGTACTGGGCAACTCGGTTCGCTCATGGGAGCTCTCAAAATAACGCAACGCGGCGGGCAGAATCATAGCTTCACCAAGGATGAAATAGGTCAACGGTATTTTGAAATTTTTGGCAGCCGCGTTTTTTAG
- the gcvPB gene encoding aminomethyl-transferring glycine dehydrogenase subunit GcvPB → MLIFEHSRPGRRNYSQSPLTPTPTTGIPEKLLRKAPPLLPEVSEMDAVRHYTRLSQKNFSIDTHFYPLGSCTMKYNPRACNSLAMLPQFLARHPRAPESTGQGFLACMYELQEILKDVTGMAGVSLTPMAGAQGELIGIAMIRAYHEARGDTARTEIIVPDAAHGTNPATAVMCGYKVVEIATDKEGDVDMDALRAAVGPQTAGLMLTNPSTLGVFEKNVAEMSKVVHEAGGLLYYDGANLNAILGKVKPGDMGFDVIHINLHKTFSTPHGGGGPGSAPVGVAERLLPFMPVPIVAMQQGKYRWLTEKDIPKSIGRLSAHMGNAGVLLRAYVYVRLLGSEGMHRVAEFAALNANYLMAELSKAGFEIAYPTRRASHEFIVTLKDLKEKTGVNAMNVAKRLLDKGYHAPTTYFPLLVPECLLIEPAETESKETLDAFVGSMKEILEEAHTQPDLVKNAPHTTPVRKLDDVRAARELDLVWKPA, encoded by the coding sequence ATGCTGATATTTGAACATTCCCGTCCCGGACGGCGCAATTATTCCCAATCTCCACTCACCCCAACGCCGACGACAGGTATTCCTGAAAAGTTGTTGCGAAAGGCGCCGCCGTTGCTCCCGGAAGTATCCGAGATGGATGCAGTACGCCATTACACCCGGCTATCGCAGAAGAATTTTTCAATTGACACGCACTTCTATCCGCTTGGCTCTTGCACGATGAAGTATAACCCCCGGGCGTGTAACTCTCTCGCGATGCTGCCTCAGTTTCTCGCACGGCACCCACGTGCGCCGGAAAGCACCGGTCAGGGGTTTTTAGCGTGCATGTACGAGTTGCAGGAAATCTTGAAAGATGTAACGGGCATGGCTGGAGTCAGCCTTACTCCGATGGCAGGGGCACAGGGTGAATTGATCGGCATTGCGATGATACGCGCTTACCATGAGGCGCGCGGCGATACAGCGCGAACGGAAATCATCGTACCTGATGCGGCTCATGGCACGAACCCTGCCACGGCAGTAATGTGTGGCTACAAAGTAGTTGAAATAGCCACGGACAAGGAAGGCGATGTTGATATGGACGCACTGAGGGCAGCGGTTGGCCCTCAAACAGCGGGACTAATGCTGACGAACCCGTCAACGCTTGGGGTGTTCGAAAAGAATGTCGCGGAAATGAGCAAAGTCGTCCACGAGGCGGGCGGATTGCTGTATTACGATGGCGCAAACCTTAACGCTATACTTGGCAAGGTCAAACCCGGCGATATGGGCTTTGACGTCATTCATATCAACTTGCACAAGACTTTCTCCACGCCCCATGGGGGCGGCGGGCCCGGTTCTGCCCCAGTAGGGGTTGCTGAGCGTTTATTGCCATTTATGCCCGTGCCGATAGTAGCCATGCAGCAAGGGAAGTATCGATGGCTGACGGAAAAGGATATACCGAAGTCCATCGGCAGACTTTCGGCTCACATGGGTAATGCCGGTGTGCTGCTCCGTGCCTATGTCTACGTTCGCCTGCTAGGGTCAGAGGGCATGCATCGGGTAGCGGAATTCGCTGCGCTTAATGCTAATTACCTGATGGCGGAATTAAGCAAGGCCGGTTTTGAGATAGCGTATCCGACTCGTCGTGCCAGTCACGAGTTCATTGTCACCCTGAAAGACTTAAAGGAAAAAACCGGCGTAAACGCAATGAACGTTGCCAAGCGGCTGCTGGACAAGGGCTACCATGCCCCAACGACCTATTTTCCGCTCCTAGTGCCAGAGTGCCTCCTGATTGAACCGGCAGAAACCGAATCGAAGGAAACCCTTGATGCGTTCGTCGGCTCGATGAAGGAAATCCTTGAGGAAGCTCACACTCAGCCGGATCTGGTAAAAAATGCACCTCACACCACACCGGTGCGAAAGCTGGATGATGTGCGAGCTGCGCGAGAACTGGACTTAGTGTGGAAGCCAGCTTAA
- the tpx gene encoding thiol peroxidase → MVTLAGNPIKVEGTFPKAGDKASDFSLVNRDLKDVTLADFAGKKKVLNIVPSLDTPVCAMSTRKFNEKASNMDNTVVLIIAADLPFAMSRFCDIEGLDKVVPLSTMRGSEFMKNYGVAITDSPLGGITARAVIVLDENNKVIHSELVPEIKDEPNYDAALAALQ, encoded by the coding sequence ATGGTTACTCTAGCCGGCAATCCCATTAAAGTCGAAGGTACTTTTCCGAAAGCAGGCGATAAAGCTTCGGATTTTTCACTGGTGAACCGGGACCTGAAGGATGTTACGCTGGCCGATTTTGCCGGCAAGAAAAAAGTACTCAATATCGTTCCAAGTCTCGACACTCCGGTCTGTGCCATGTCCACGCGCAAATTTAACGAAAAAGCCAGCAATATGGACAACACAGTTGTACTGATCATTGCCGCTGACTTGCCATTCGCGATGAGCCGCTTTTGCGATATCGAAGGACTGGATAAGGTTGTGCCGCTTTCAACCATGCGGGGGTCGGAGTTCATGAAAAATTACGGCGTCGCGATAACCGATAGTCCACTGGGCGGCATCACGGCTCGCGCTGTGATCGTGCTGGATGAAAACAACAAGGTAATCCATAGTGAGCTCGTGCCTGAAATCAAGGATGAGCCTAACTATGATGCGGCCTTGGCTGCCCTGCAATAA
- the gcvPA gene encoding aminomethyl-transferring glycine dehydrogenase subunit GcvPA codes for MPFIPHTEEDISAMLASIGANTIDELFDEIPPSLISGGLKQVPPGMSEMDVTRLMLERAEADGRYLSFIGAGAYEHHIPAAVWQITTRGEFYSSYTPYQAEASQGTLQLLYEYQTMMASLTGMDVSNASMYDGASALAEASLMAVRSHKSARRILIPATVHPIYRRVVRAIVANQGIDVVEVPYSRQSGQTHADALDEFGKEDFAALVIPQPNFFGVLEDVDALTDWAHSKSALAIGVVNPTALAVLTPPGEWGEKGADIAVGEGQPLGIPLSSGGPYFGFMACKQALVRQMPGRIIGRTKDQEGKPGFVLTLQAREQHIRRSKATSNICTNQGLMVTAATIYMALVGPEGLRRIATQSHANTLALVEKLETAAGVKRVFNGPMFHEAVISLPAPAGEVLDKLRGERILGGLNLEDFYPDLGSAMLVCATETKTSSDLENYAEHLKKAING; via the coding sequence ATGCCGTTCATTCCCCATACTGAAGAAGATATCTCCGCAATGCTCGCGAGCATTGGCGCAAACACCATTGATGAGCTGTTCGATGAGATTCCGCCGTCGCTGATAAGTGGGGGCCTGAAACAGGTCCCGCCAGGTATGAGCGAAATGGACGTCACACGCTTAATGCTGGAGCGCGCGGAAGCGGATGGGCGTTACCTCAGCTTCATCGGTGCGGGCGCCTATGAGCATCATATTCCGGCGGCGGTGTGGCAAATCACGACGCGCGGCGAGTTCTATTCTTCGTATACCCCTTATCAGGCCGAGGCCAGCCAAGGTACGCTGCAACTGCTCTATGAGTACCAGACGATGATGGCATCGCTGACTGGAATGGATGTGTCCAATGCTAGCATGTACGATGGCGCGTCTGCCCTGGCGGAGGCGTCATTGATGGCGGTGCGCTCCCACAAGTCGGCGCGTCGCATCCTGATTCCTGCTACTGTTCACCCTATCTATCGTCGCGTTGTGCGCGCGATTGTGGCGAATCAGGGCATTGATGTAGTTGAAGTGCCTTATTCGCGGCAGTCGGGCCAGACCCACGCGGATGCTTTGGATGAGTTTGGCAAAGAAGACTTTGCGGCGCTCGTCATCCCCCAACCGAACTTTTTCGGCGTGCTCGAAGATGTCGATGCGCTTACCGATTGGGCGCATAGCAAAAGTGCATTGGCCATCGGGGTCGTCAATCCGACGGCGCTGGCGGTCCTCACCCCTCCCGGCGAATGGGGCGAAAAGGGCGCGGATATTGCCGTTGGTGAAGGGCAGCCATTGGGAATCCCATTATCGAGCGGGGGACCCTATTTCGGTTTCATGGCCTGCAAGCAGGCGCTGGTGCGCCAGATGCCCGGACGGATCATCGGACGTACCAAGGACCAGGAAGGCAAGCCCGGCTTTGTGCTTACGCTTCAGGCGCGCGAGCAACACATCCGGCGGTCCAAAGCCACTTCCAATATATGCACCAACCAAGGCCTGATGGTCACGGCCGCCACCATTTATATGGCGCTGGTGGGGCCAGAAGGCTTGCGCCGAATCGCTACCCAATCGCATGCCAACACGCTTGCTCTGGTGGAAAAATTGGAAACGGCGGCGGGAGTAAAAAGAGTTTTCAACGGCCCGATGTTCCATGAAGCAGTAATATCACTGCCCGCTCCCGCCGGGGAGGTGCTCGACAAACTCAGAGGCGAGCGGATACTAGGCGGCTTGAACCTTGAGGACTTTTATCCGGACCTTGGCAGTGCGATGCTTGTGTGCGCCACCGAGACGAAAACCTCTTCCGATCTCGAAAATTATGCCGAACACTTGAAAAAAGCTATCAACGGCTGA
- the gcvH gene encoding glycine cleavage system protein GcvH, which translates to MSIPSNFKYTKSHEWVRLEDDGTATVGITQHAQELLGDMVFVETPAVGRKLKQGEECAVVESVKAAADAYAPIAGEVTAVNPELESAPEKINEDAYAAWLFKLKPDNVSDLDNLLDAAGYQNLIESEDH; encoded by the coding sequence ATGAGTATTCCAAGCAATTTCAAGTACACCAAATCCCACGAATGGGTGAGGCTCGAAGATGACGGCACCGCGACAGTTGGAATTACCCAGCATGCGCAAGAACTACTGGGCGATATGGTGTTCGTAGAAACGCCGGCAGTAGGACGTAAACTCAAGCAGGGTGAAGAATGCGCCGTGGTCGAGTCGGTTAAAGCGGCAGCAGATGCGTACGCCCCCATCGCGGGAGAAGTAACAGCCGTTAACCCAGAGCTTGAATCGGCCCCCGAGAAGATTAACGAAGACGCCTATGCAGCATGGCTTTTCAAGCTAAAGCCCGACAATGTATCTGATCTGGATAACCTCCTCGACGCCGCCGGTTATCAAAATCTTATTGAAAGCGAAGACCACTGA
- the gcvT gene encoding glycine cleavage system aminomethyltransferase GcvT, producing MVDFGGWDMPLHYGSQLDEHHKVRSDAGMFDVSHMLAVDIEGQDARAFLRRLVANNIDKLTQPGKALYSCMLNPQGGVIDDLIIYFMTESHFRMVVNAGTADKDMAWMQAQRDEFAPGLAITPRRDLGMIAIQGPNARVKVWQVIPGAQAETEQLKLFQAKLVDKYFIARTGYTGEDGFEIMLPSTDAAEFWNALYAAGVVPAGLGARDTLRLEAGMNLYGQDMDETTNPLESGLGWTVDLKTDRDFIGKKALLEAPVKKQLIGLVLTDRGVLRSHQKVAATHAQNEGEGEITSGGFSPTLNKSIALARLPLNVSPGDEVQVAVRDKALRAKIVKYPFVRNGKILVDVA from the coding sequence ATGGTCGACTTCGGCGGCTGGGATATGCCTCTCCATTACGGGTCACAGCTTGATGAACATCATAAGGTGCGAAGTGACGCGGGCATGTTTGACGTTTCTCATATGCTTGCCGTGGATATAGAAGGTCAAGACGCGCGTGCTTTCCTTCGACGGCTGGTCGCAAACAATATAGATAAACTGACACAGCCGGGCAAAGCACTCTACTCCTGCATGCTCAATCCCCAAGGCGGAGTAATAGACGATCTCATCATTTACTTTATGACGGAGTCGCATTTTCGCATGGTCGTGAACGCGGGCACGGCAGACAAGGATATGGCGTGGATGCAGGCCCAAAGGGATGAGTTTGCGCCGGGGCTGGCGATAACTCCGCGTCGTGATCTCGGGATGATCGCGATTCAGGGGCCGAATGCCCGCGTCAAGGTTTGGCAGGTCATTCCCGGAGCGCAGGCCGAAACCGAACAGCTGAAGCTGTTCCAGGCAAAACTCGTCGATAAGTATTTCATCGCGCGTACTGGCTATACCGGCGAGGACGGCTTCGAAATCATGCTTCCGTCGACAGACGCGGCAGAGTTCTGGAACGCCTTATATGCCGCTGGTGTAGTGCCGGCGGGACTCGGCGCGCGTGACACGTTGCGGCTCGAGGCCGGCATGAACCTCTATGGTCAGGATATGGATGAAACCACCAATCCGCTGGAATCAGGATTGGGCTGGACCGTTGATTTGAAAACCGATCGCGACTTTATCGGTAAAAAGGCGCTTCTGGAAGCACCGGTAAAGAAGCAGCTGATCGGCCTCGTTCTGACTGATCGTGGCGTGCTCCGCAGTCATCAGAAAGTCGCAGCGACGCATGCGCAGAATGAAGGCGAAGGCGAAATCACGAGTGGCGGGTTTTCCCCCACACTGAACAAATCCATTGCACTGGCGCGCTTGCCGCTGAACGTATCCCCCGGCGACGAAGTACAAGTAGCAGTGCGTGACAAGGCGCTGCGTGCGAAGATCGTGAAGTATCCGTTCGTGCGCAATGGCAAAATTCTGGTGGATGTGGCTTAG